The genomic stretch cagccacctAAAAAAGGAAAGATAGAACCTTGTTTGTAAAGAACAACATGATCatcacttatttaaaaaaaaaaaacaaaaacaaacaaccaaaaaaaaaaaaaaaaacaccattcaCAATATCCTACCCAATCAAGTCCAAGCTTTAGCACATTAGAACAGTACATAAGAGGAACAGATGTCCTGGTTAAATCTCGAGAGGCAGATGGCAGCGGCAGTGCATGACTGGCAATGTGTCAATGAAGTACTTACTATGATTGGTCGCACCCACTCTTTGAGGATGAATGGGGCATAGATTTTCTTGAAAAAGCGGAAGAGGAAGCCATCCGTCTTTGTTGTTTGACCTTCTGGCAGCTTCACACAGCAGATGATGTCAAGTCGATTCTCCTTTTCAACACAATGAGACACTGGTAAGGGTAACCTAGTCTGTAACTAGTATGAAGATTGAATAACTGATGAACATGTTCTCAATCTGCAAACAATCAATACCCTGGCTAATAACAATGCTCTGCAAATATAAGGAGAATACATCAATTAAATGAGCAAGTGTGGTGACTGGAAGGTTGACAACTTTGCCATGTATCTCTGcaacatttatttactgtataaccCTTCTGCTAACATGAATGGCATCACCCTTAGTCTCACCTCCTGTCTTCTGGCATCCAAGCCAAGCAAGCTGACAAAGCAGCTGATTTGCAACAGGAAGTCAATAAAAATAGCCAAGCCAGCAAATAGAGAGAAAGTCCTCACTGCAGGCATGTTGGACAAGGCTcctgcaaatgaaaaacaacaatttaaacAGCATGTAAGTCACTTTATGTGGCAGCTTTGTCAatctcaaaaaaataaattaaaaaaaacaaaaaaaacattcaagttGGAATGTCAACTTTAACAATAACTATCTTATAATTTAATATACACTGCCTGTGTACATTTGGGTGTATTAAACAGATTATCGATTTTACCCAGGAAGAAGGCCACTGTTTCAGAGCAAGAGGAGAGGAACATGCTGGGGGCTACATCTCCAAGAATACGACCAATTTGCTGATGAAGTTCCTCCTGGGGCATCCTCTCATCCCTCTTTTGAAAAGCataaatggaagaaaatgtttAACAGGCTAGTGGTAGCATGCAAAAATGTGATCTCTCTACAATCAATATCCCTTTTTAAAAAGGAACTTGCACACATGGAACAAAGTAACGAAAAGCTCATTGTTGAAATTATATGAATTTATAATAGAGATGCACACAAGCACTAAACCACATGACTAATCTATgggtatatacagtatataacagTTCAGCAGACTGGGAGATTCAAATCTACCTGGTATGTCTGTACTATAATAAAGATGTTGTCCACTCCAACAGCCAAAACCAGGAAAGGAATGACCTCTATCACAATGAGGGTGAGGGGGACACCAGCGTAGCTAAAGATTCCCAGTGAGGCAGCCACAGAGCTGAGTACAATCAGGATACCTGCTATACCCAGAGAAATCTTCGAGTCCACCTGTATGGGCCAGAAAAAGAATTACTCTTCTTCCTTCAGCTGCTCCCACTTAAGGTTGAGTGACAAGAAGCTGTTGAGCATGTTGGACTAGTTTTGTTGAAAACAATTTCACGAGCTCTTACATCACAGGCATGACAGAATCACACTTGTGGGGAATATATTAACAGACCATTggagctaaaaataaaattgcctGAGACtgactaaaaacaaaagtgacacTGGAATTAGTGGTTGGACTTTTACCATCACTCTACTGAAGCTTTGAATGTGACCCAGGGCCAAGGAAATGTAGATGAACATAATGACATAGCTGATTACTATGGTGCTAATGTCACTGTTGCTCTCTCTGTCAATTTCATCTTCAACACTCCTCTCTGCACTGAATGCTATGGTCAGGTTGGGGTTTTTGAAGTTCTTCATGAAATTAATgaatctgaaacacaaacacatagtaagtacacacaaaaaaaaacataattagcaATGAGTTTTTTCTACAAGTCTTTATAGAAAGAAATCGAGATCTCACTCTTTCTCCCATGCCAGAGCTTTTTCCAGTCTGACTGAATCATTCAAGTAGTTGTTGATTGGAAAGGTGATCACAAGAGCTGTGGCATTGTTGTAGTTAGTTTCTgtagagtgaaaaaaaaaatacattcattgtgAAAGTGAGGCCAACACTTGATTCCCAATGATTAACCACATTACCCATATTTTTAAACTATCAGTGAACTAACTTCTTTTTAGTGGACAAGTGGCAACAGGACAAGTAAAACCCCACAGAAAAGCATGGCTGTCCCTTAGACTCTCAATCTCTTCACAATCAGAATTAGACACTTTTCTTGGTcttgagtttatttattttatcatttcatatCACACACTTGTAACACGACTGCTGAACAAAAGTgattatattgtatattatattatattatattatataggGATAATTATTGCTATTACAAAATAATGCCAATTAGCACTGGTTCCACCTCAGTGCTGAATGCACCAACACTGCATCATTAGCAGAGAGCACAGTGTCAGGTGCTCCAGCTCAAGATTGCCACATACACTGAAAAGTGTACCaccattttttatttctccgCTTATCCACAAATGTTACTCCATCTTACCGTCGTAACCCCCGAGGGCCAGCCAGGGAAATACAGGGCCACCAAAGGTGCCCAAACAGGGATCATGGAGAAGAGTGGTGTCATTGAGGGATGCTGGTGCActgtagataaaaaaaacaaaaacaaaaaacaaatagtgTTTAACTAGTGTTCAAAAAAATACTCAAAAGTCAGTAATAGATTAATTCAGTCATTAATATAAGTTTTACTATAATCTGGCCTCACTGTAGAGCAGTTAAATAATACAgattaccacacacacacagcgtgaCAACAAGTGAGGAAGTACATTTTTAAGAAGCCACTTTGCCCCACAATTCTGTGACAATGTGAATGCTAATACCTGGTGAAAATAGATTCATGTAAGTTGTGTATTTTCTAGAGGTTTTGATCATGTTACTAGAATTTTCTTAAACCTCTATAACATAATGTGCAGGCAATTGAGGTTCACAAGAAAAGCTGCTGGTAGATACCTGAAAGGGGAAAGACACTAAATgaactgtaaaaaacaaatcacctgACACAGTAGAGGAAGTGGCTGTGAAAGTCAGCATAGACAAAGAATTGATCTCCACTGATGTGATCCAGCACAGCATGGCTGTTCTGAAAGTAGTTGAGAATACTTAGGATGGTACAGTTGTCATTGTATGGGGCCAGTGGGGCCAAGCAGATGTCCTTTAGGGTGATCTTTTGACCCTCGTATGTGGCTACAAGACGTTCGATGTCAAGCTGCAGATCCAGCACCTAGTTGGTTaaggtttaaaagaaaaaaaaaaaaaagaaaagcagaaataaactaGTTTCAGAGATTCAtctgctctttgtttgtttctacaggGGCTCTAAGGACAGCAAATTAATCTACCCTGTTACTGAACTTTCAAACTATCCAACCTGGTGCAGGATGTCTTTATCCAATATGGCTCCGAATGGGACATCTGACCCTCCAAAATATGGGGAATACATGAAAGTTTTATTGAGCGGAGTGGTTATAATGAGCTGTACAGTTCTAAAGAAGGGTCCAAAGTGGCTGTCAAAGTAATCCTTCTCTTGACGAGCCTGGCTGGTGGGAGCTGACCACAGCTCAACTGGGTCAGTGGTGATATGCATATAGACCAGTCCCCCAGAGGAGACTGCCACCAGCATCAGGCAGGCCAGTATGACCAGAAAGGGATGTCGCACACAGAAGGAACCCCAGGAGCTGAAGAGGATCCGAAGTGCATTCTCGAAGCGTTCGCCAAGAGTTTCGCAGCATGTTGCATtgactaaaaaaagaaaaagcctgaGAGTTAGTTTCAGTCATATGACGGAACAAGGTCACTTTTTCCCCAACATCTAAAAAGCCATGTGGTAACTTGTATGACAAACAGAttacacagaataaaacaacTGGTTTTAAAGTCTGTTAATTATTGTACCTTGGTGAGAATTGTCACTGTTCAGGGACAGTGGGTTATTACTGTCCAGTATGGGGCCATACTCAGACATGATTGTCCTTTTCCTATAGGCACAAAGAAGTACATTAATCAGTTATTAAATTCAAATTCcagcaacaaaagcaaaatattaaTTCTACATTGGGCATGTGGTAGAAGACATACTGTATAACACAGGACCCAGTAGAGAACAACGCAAAGTCCTTTACCTGTAACACCAGGCTACCAGTACAGCTCCAATAAAGATAAGCAGGAAGGCCATGTAAAAGATCCACATGATGACAGTCATGGCATCAACACCAAAGATTGTCCAGGGTGGAGGAAGTGGGGGAGGTACAGGTTTGGGCCCACAGGCCTTTGAGCAGTCCTGACAGGAGCAAGGATCTGAACCATCCTCCAAACCTTCAGTGCAGTCATATGTCTTGTTGTTCATTGGGGTGTAGCCAGACACTGGCACATCTAGAATCAAGAAACAGCATGAATCGATTAATGACTTATATAGTTACAAAAACAGTTAAAACTAGTTGCTGTACAGAAAGAAAGCAATGGGGACACTTTTCtgaagctaaaaataaaaaagcactACAAAATGATTTACCTGAGAATATTGGGTCGATAGGGAAGGGAGTCTGTTCATTGTTAGTGTTGAACATGAATTCGATCCAATTCGTAGCATTGCACTTGTCCAATTTGTCGCCACACAGCAGTGCTAGGGCCTTCATGTTGCTAGATGGTGCCTGGACATCCTTACAGGCATTGTACATGcctgaaaatgtcaaaatagaCGATTTTAGACCAAAACTTGAGTTAAATTGGCAGTCCTCTATTTTATTTGCCACCCACAGAATTACACAGCTGAGTCCTTGACTTTGAGTAGGGAACTGAAAAAGTTTACTCAGAAGATTTGACATTCAAGTTAAATATGGCCTTTTTCACTAGACTTAACCTGGAAGATGTGAAAAAGGTGAAGCTGTTTTGTATCtaaatttttgtatttatgCTGTAAACTCACCATTAGCAAATGTTTGTCCAATATAATACTGCACTTCCAATACGTCAGATCCATTGAATTTGGTGGCATTCATGAACTGACTCTGGTGAGGACTGCATGTCAGCTCACAGAATAGATTCATCAGATTGAAGAAGCAGGCAGGACAGCTGTACACAGATGTAAATGGAGGTCAGAGGAGGATTTTAAAATGGAAGTCATCACTGCATAACTTAACGAACAACATAAGTTAAAGTTTACAAGTGTAAAACAGCTGCCAAGGACAAAATAAGGTAATAAATgaggtgaaacaaaaaacattaaacctAGACAGGATAAGCAAACCTCATGAGATTAGTCAGTTGACAAGTGAGCCACTATGTCTCAAACCCAGAACTGGAAACATGCAAAGCCAAGGTATCTAGATATATACAGGACTTGAGCAGCACATTTACTGACAGGGAAAGAAACCGGTGTTCATAAATTCAGAAGGGGAATGACGATGCCCTTCAGAGCATGTCATGTGCTTTATTAGTTAATGTTAACAGCACATACCGAGACAGGAACTGAAGAGGGAGCTGGAGATTCGCTTTGAGAGTGTGCAACTGGTCAACATTACAGCAGAGACTTTGGTTTCCATAGTCATATCCAGGACAAAGTTCCTgcatatcaataaaaaaaaaaaggcatggtGTCACGCTTTAATGGAAGTTTTCCATCATTCACTATAAAGACTAAAGTTGATGACTGGTGGGAGCATCAAATATCAGCAATAACAGGACTAAACCATTTAGAAATATACCTTGAGAAGGTCATAGCCCTCAGGCTCTAGCGGGATGGGAGGACCGGTGTAATTGCAGTTGTACTTTTTTCCAGATAATGGAGACTTCCCACATTCACCATACCACACGCAGTGCTGGGCCTCAACCTGAGAGCCAgacaacaaagacacaatgatCATTTGTGTGAAGTGTTCACAGAGCATCTTCATTTGGCCTTTGCATTTCAACACGCTGATTTGCATGGATAGGATTCTCGTGAATctatgaaaaacaaatagacCAAGCAAATTGAGTTCCTCCAAATGCTACACTGGACCATCATATGACTTTGGTTAAATAATTTTGAGCGGCCAAACCTTTTCGTTTTGAGGTTAAACCATGTCTTCTTACCCTGatgttttatctttatatttgaCAGGTTAAACATTGGATCATATTTCATTTCCAGAATTTCTACTATCTCGTGCTTTGTGTAcctcaaaataaaaatttcacttctgcaaaattatttttacaacCCAGCGTTTAAACAGCTAATCttgaaacacagacatgaaaggACTCAGTTTAGTCATAGTGCACAGTGTTGTCTTGACAGATAATAgcctcaaacaaaaaaaaaaaaaacaaaacaaaaaaaacaacaaaaaaaggaaaactatgGTCACATTGCTATGACACCATAACATCACTGCTTTGTTATGGCAACAAGAAAGTTTGatttgacatttaatttaaatctgACATGTTTAAGAAAACACAGTAATATACTATTACCATTATTTCAAAAGTAACAATACTATATGCTTAAGCAAGTTTATCAAATACTATATGCTTAAGCAAGTTTATCAATCAGCTGTTCAGCATCAGACCACATGTTCAGAGCAGTGATTTAGGGAAGTTAATTCACTTACTGCACAAACTTTTCTATAAGCATTACACTCTGCCCTACTTTGCAAGAGTGAATGTAAGGGAAGCATTCAAAGAACAGCATTTCCTTTGAGTTTTATGCAGCTGCAGACAAGACCAGCACTCAGCTGTGTGAAGGATTTGTATCCAGGGAATTTGCAAAACGCAACACTAGGAGAAAAAGTTCATTTAgggcaataaataaataaataaatcacacacacatacacacacacaacgctGCAAGGTTTATTTGAAGCTGTTGATCAATAAAAAAGGACCCTGACATACAACACCCCCAGCCCCACAGAAGACACAGGTTGCAAATCTTTTCTGCACATTCACTGTAGTCCCGAAATAATCAGTAATTTTATCAGCCCACATTCTTGCCATTTTTACCAGGGTGCTGATATCTTACCCTGAACAGCAATTACTAATCAGATGCTGATGTTTTAGCATCATTTTCTGTGATTGTAGTGGGCAGACAAAGTAGCCCCACgacaaagagggaaaacaaaCTTGATGACAAATGAGCATTATACACAATTGATTCAATTAAATCACATGTATGGAGTAGGGACGCCTGTGTCACAGATTTTTGCCTGGCTCGTTTTTAAATGACATTGTCACCAGAAATATAGTCAACCAATGGCTTTATGCTCTATTTAAAACAGAGAATAACCATTCCCATAAGAAGGTAGAGGGGTGACTGTTCTGTTTGctcactaaaaaaaacaa from Mastacembelus armatus chromosome 17, fMasArm1.2, whole genome shotgun sequence encodes the following:
- the npc1 gene encoding NPC intracellular cholesterol transporter 1 — its product is MGHLPGRHALCPLFFIILLFEGPLRWVEAQHCVWYGECGKSPLSGKKYNCNYTGPPIPLEPEGYDLLKELCPGYDYGNQSLCCNVDQLHTLKANLQLPLQFLSRCPACFFNLMNLFCELTCSPHQSQFMNATKFNGSDVLEVQYYIGQTFANGMYNACKDVQAPSSNMKALALLCGDKLDKCNATNWIEFMFNTNNEQTPFPIDPIFSDVPVSGYTPMNNKTYDCTEGLEDGSDPCSCQDCSKACGPKPVPPPLPPPWTIFGVDAMTVIMWIFYMAFLLIFIGAVLVAWCYRKRTIMSEYGPILDSNNPLSLNSDNSHQVNATCCETLGERFENALRILFSSWGSFCVRHPFLVILACLMLVAVSSGGLVYMHITTDPVELWSAPTSQARQEKDYFDSHFGPFFRTVQLIITTPLNKTFMYSPYFGGSDVPFGAILDKDILHQVLDLQLDIERLVATYEGQKITLKDICLAPLAPYNDNCTILSILNYFQNSHAVLDHISGDQFFVYADFHSHFLYCVSAPASLNDTTLLHDPCLGTFGGPVFPWLALGGYDETNYNNATALVITFPINNYLNDSVRLEKALAWEKEFINFMKNFKNPNLTIAFSAERSVEDEIDRESNSDISTIVISYVIMFIYISLALGHIQSFSRVMVDSKISLGIAGILIVLSSVAASLGIFSYAGVPLTLIVIEVIPFLVLAVGVDNIFIIVQTYQRDERMPQEELHQQIGRILGDVAPSMFLSSCSETVAFFLGALSNMPAVRTFSLFAGLAIFIDFLLQISCFVSLLGLDARRQEENRLDIICCVKLPEGQTTKTDGFLFRFFKKIYAPFILKEWVRPIIVAVFVGILSFSIAVVNKVEIGLDQKLSMPDDSYVLDYFKNMSKYLHTGPPVYFVVEEGLNYSSPDGQNVVCGGVGCNNNSLVQQVYEASLISNYTTIAVIPSSWLDDYFDWVKPQSTCCRYYNTTGAFCNASVINSSCVHCRPMTPSGKQRPVGEDFMRFLPMFLSDNPNAKCGKGGHAAYSAAVDLYSNNTEIGATYFMTYHTILKESPDFINALKNARILADSISQSLDHKVFAYSVFYVFYEQYLSIVYDTALNLGLSLAAIFVVTTVLLGFELWSAVIVSITIAMIVINMFGVMWLWDISLNAVSLVNLVMSCGISVEFCSHIVRAFSVSLKKNRVERAEEALAHMGSSVFSGITLTKFGGILILALSKSQIFQVFYFRMYLAIVLLGATHGLIFLPVLLSYIGPSVNKAKVFAANQRYTGTERERLLNY